The stretch of DNA CTGCACACTTTCTCGAGTCGCTCGTTTTTATATAGAGAACTCGCTCCAGTGAACTAAGGTGTATAAAAGCGTGTAGGCATGCCTATATACACGCACTTGAAAGGCGCAACTACACTCGAGGTGCCCTGACTGTCTCGCCGCCATATTTGTTCTGTGGAACAGTCCTCTCATTTTTTTGGAAAACATATAAAAGAAGCAAGTCTGATTCACATTCCTCCTTCGTCCGGACGTATGTCTCTTGAGGCGACTATGCAGAGTTCGCTCTCACCTGCAGAGTGCGTTTGTCTTGGTGCATGCAGTCAAAAAAATCATCGCGATGTTCAAATCGCCACCACGGCAGCCTGAGTACGCCGCGAGCGTGATCTTCCTGGGTAGCGCGGTCACGCGAAGGGGGACAAGAAAGCGgtcgcagcagcgaggaaaGCAAGTCAGCGGAGGCGACTGAATGAACTAGGCAAGACGCCACGTCGACTTACGCCAGATGAAATGATCCACATTAGGATCAACCCGAAAGAGGCTAAAGCTATTCGTTTCTCTCAGATGCAAGCTCGTCAGGACGTTCTGAGGTGGGGTGAATATGTGTATGATCTCAGTCGAACAGCTCTGGATCACAAATCACATCAGACTTGCCACTGTCTACGCGTCTTTTTCTCATGCTCTCGACCCTCTCCTCATGAACACACTCGGAACAGTTCTACGCTGCTGCACACGAAATggggacgcggaaggcgttAGATTTAGCAGTGAAACAGAGTGGAGAAATTCTCACGGTACCACTCGAACTTACAAGAGAATCCTTCTCCGGTTTTCGAGCCACTGCATGCGacagcgcctcttcgcagAGCGGCTGTAAGTGGTTAAAGCGGTactgcgcgccgcagttCACGAGACACTCTTCCATGTGTCTCAAGTCGCTCTCCATGCGCTTcatgaagacgaagaaagggAACCCTTCGAAATGCAGCTGAGAAAGCATTCGGCGAAGCCCCAGAGACAGCAGTCACACGCAGAAAGCACGCATGGGTCAGGCTTCTGTGGTCGTCTTCTTGGCATCTCCCTCCTTTGCTATCGCTCTCTCGGATCTCTCACTGCCACTGTGGACGCATTAATCGCATCGTACCACGACAACGTATGCATGCTCCGCTCTCTAGGAGAGTTTCGTGGTCTCTTCTCTGGGAGGAACCGCCCGCACAACATCTACAGCATATAATTCCCTGCAAAGGGGACCGGCATGCCGGCTAGAACTTCGCTATCTTCCTTCCGAGCAGAAAGACATCTGCCGCGCACAATGGCCGGCGGCTGAGACATCGATAAATATGTATTCGTGCATGCTTATCGACACCGCATCTGAAGCGCGCGGAAACACACAGAGAGCATAAACACACAAACGGGGTTGACGCTGCACTTCTACGGAAACGCACCTCGTATATCCAAAGGTTCGCCTTGAGTCTCCGTTGCCCAGGCACGTCCCGGCTGTCGTTGACGAGCGACATGAGATTGAAGTAGCGACTCGAGTCCAGACAGAGGTACTGGTCGTCGGGAAGCACGACTGTACCATCAGGCTGAACGCCAATTTCTGCATCATGCGGGACAACGTGCGCGGCGTTCGTATGTGACTCGGCGCTGGCATAACAGAAACACGAAATTCGACACGGACGTCGCAGAGAAATCACCATAAACGGCTTCTTCCAAAGTCTGTTCCCATATGGACTCAGGAGCACCGCCCGACACTCTCCAGCGCTGTCTGACAGACCATGTGAAAGCAACGCCCGCGCCAGAAGAGACTGCAAGACATGCAAGTCGGTTGCTGCCTTTTCAATGCTAGTCCGCAAGAAATACACAAGTCGTCCTACTGGTGACCTGGCGCCTGCATAGAAACTGGTGAGGCGCTCTGGACGCTCCAGCGTGCCTTTGCATTGGCAAGGCGCAGGCTGTCTAACTTCCATACGGCCATCTCCATCCATGTAGATTAACTTATATGAATGGGTGTATACAAGCAGCAGCGATACATTGAAAAAATCTGATTCGAAAGCGCCAAGTATCTCGTGAGGCACCGAAGCGGGTAGAGAGCCGGAAGGCTCCCCGGCAGCACCCTACCCTGCACATGAAGGAGGACCCGCTGAATCTAAACCGAGCACGGGGACCGCGATTgaacgacgcggacgcacGCGGCTCGGCTACGGCAAcatcgaggaggaaggcatGTCTCGAGAGGATGCCAGAGAGACGTGTTTTTCCCTTCGAGACATTGTAGCGCGGCACTTACCTTCGTCTTTGTACATGGGCTTGGAGAAGTGCTTGGGgcctttctttttctttttctgctgGCGCAGGTGTGCGACGGCTCGCTCGTGGAAGCGAACACGCTTGCGACTCTCTTCCATGGCGAGGAACTTCATCGAGGTGTCTCGCCAGCCGCAGTCGAACGAGTAGTCGGGCGCAGTCCTCAAgtcgtcctcctcggagTCTGACCACGGTGCCTCGCCGTGGCGCACTTCGCCCACGTAGATGCCCGCCACCAGCGTCTCTCCCAACCCGACATATGGGCCTGATCGAGGGAAAATCggcgagacgaagacagAATCCTGTCCCAGGGGGGAGTTGATCACTCCATTACGATGCCACTAATCAGACTGGCATCTGAGAAGTAGTTTTCCCTCGCTGTTAAGAGCTCAACTCGCAGTGTATACTCCTTAGAAAAAGGGATCTCAAATCTAAAAAAGCAAAAATTCCAATGAAATCCGCAATGTTCGACGACCGGTtcgccagcaggcgctcCGCTGTCTGCGCCAAGAAAGGAGATGCGTCAGCAGACACGAGGCAGTTCGCGAGACAGACGCAACATGCAGTGAGAATCCACATGCGTAAAAAACGCAGGGAGAGGCTAGTCAGTCACACTTAGTGCCGGTCACACGCCCAGGCACGAAGGCACGCACctgcatatacacatacacccatacgcatgcagacgtgcatacacacatataggTTTGCATGGATCGATGAGTCTggaagagagcggaggccTCCGAACCTGTCCACATGCATCCCAGGACGCCTGCGCGGTCTTCCTGCGTATTTCTCCAGTTGGCGACGCGCTTGACGTGGTGGGCGGAGTCCAGGATCTCCGCGGGCGAAATCAAGTCGTGGACGACTCCCTCCTCGAGCGCAAGAAGGAGCTCCTCGCGAACTGTTCGCTTCGGCGTGCCCGCCACGCGATCGCAGGCCCGCATCGGCACAGCCACGTGCTTGTCCATCCATTTGTTTATGTTGTCGTtgccctctgcagcgacgccacGCACGGGGAAACGCATATCCAACACGCACGAATACAAACAGGAAACAACGCACGTAAGACCTGCAGATATGCATGCACAAAACATGACgtgtatatagatacatgtatatatatacctatacatttacatatatatacatgggTGCACGGCGCGGCCCTTGCACGCCGAGGGCGACCTCGGTGGCGCAgggcccgcggcgcgtgccACGCCTGAAGCGCCCCCTGCGCCAGAGTCGTCGACACCTGCGCCGAGACAGAATTGCGTCAGCAGATACGACGCAGTTCTAGAGACGACTTTGCTTGGGTTCGAATGTCCTCTCCGTGACAAACAGAGCGGACGGCCGGAGGGGgagggacgggggggggaggggggggggggtagaGGATGGGacggaaggggggggggacgacTTCTTGCTGGGCTACCGCTGTGTATCCACGTCTGCCTGCACGCATAGATGTGCATGTCTTCATGACGCACGTTTCCTCAGAGGATCTCGTCCGCAGATAAAGTGCTTGTTTCCAGGTAAGTTCCGCAAGGCGTCTCGgagctccttcgccttcttgccGCTCCGCGAAATGCCTGGGCGCGTGCTCGCTGCGGGGGGCCGCGAGGGgggcagcgcgggcgcctctgtTGGCGAGTATTCCTCAACGAAAACGTAGGACTTTGCGTGAATATtaccgcgctcgcgcgcaaTCGTCTCAATCGTCTTGAACTGTCCATACACCACAGCGCACACAGAGAGCGGCAACAGGCGAAAAACGTAATATGCGAGTTGaggacgcggccgctgctgtcgGGCTTCCAGGGGCTCGACTTTGGTGAGCGCGTTGCTCCATCTTTCTACACGCCTGACTCTGCAGGATCTCCGCATCTGCTCGCCCTGCGAAACGCTGACCGCGCGCAGCCGTCCCGTTCCTGTCcagcctccttctcgccctctggCTCTCTGGTGATTCTcttgccccccccccccccccccgtccctgCTGCCCTCTTTCACCACCCCTTCGTGCTCGCTGCCCGTCTGCTCAGTGTGCCGCGTTCGAGCGCCCTTGCATAATGCTAGTCTGATGCTGTGTCTCCGCTTTCGCAGCCCCCTTTTTCGGATTTACCTTGATTCTCGGGTCGCTCTCCAAGTGCCGACAGAGGCAGCCCCGCAGCTTCCCGTCTTCATCGAAGACTGTCTCTCCATTCTGCTCGACTCGGCCCTCAGACTCTGTAACACCATCTGCGGCGCTCACTCGCACTTTCGCATTTGCAGCGGACGCCGATGAGGCTTCTGAGGAGTAGACGTAGGTCGCGAAGCTGCtcgctcccgcgccgccgagtgcggcggctgagggcgacgagacgcgaggcgaagacggccgGAGGGCTGACGGAGGCTTGTAGAAGGgacagaagcgcgaggagacgcagagcggaTGGCCGTCGACCGCCTCGCTCGAGATCCTGTCGCTTTTTCTCCGCATTTCTGCGTTTGACGCAGGTAAAGCGGAGAAAATCCAAGCGAGGCGAAACGCCGCGACACACGCGTGAAcagaggcgcgtcgcccctaGAGAAGCCCCGGAACTCCCTCTGAAGCCCCAGGAGCGGCCGGACgcccggaggaggcggagggaggccGCAGAACGCTTGACGTGGAGGCACGCCgtgagaagagagagagaaggctgcTGCAACTGACCAatgggaggggggcgggacCTGTGAGATGGTGACAAGGATGGAGCTTCTGTGTACCCCttgagaaggagaaaagagagcCGACGAAGCGTAAGAGCGAGACAGAGTGATCCGCGCGTGCCCGCTCTGGCAGCAATAAAGGACGATCCCGCTGGGCGTTTGCGTTTTTTCGCAAATGAGTGGTTCGTACATCAAATGAAGCTGAGCGGAGCCGAGGGATTCTTCGGCTCGCGCGAGGGACGCTTCAGAACGGTAAACCGacgaaacagaaaaaagaagagcgagacgaagaggaggaaagctAGAAACCTAGACAATTGGCAGAAGCTAGGATGGCATCAGAGAGACGATTGTGTGACGCTGGCTCAAACAAAAGACATCCGTGCAAGCTCCCCAATTCAACAACGAGGAAGCCGTTTggttctgcagcagcttcatTCATGCCAAAGTGCGTAGTCCAGTGCACAGTGGAGCTGTTCAGAGAGGTCGTCTGGTGTTGACAAGGAGCCGGCCGCGTGCGTTCAGGTATTCGGTCAAACGGACTctggccgcaggcgctgaagaCAGTTGACAAACGGCCGCGAAGTGTCCCCAAAGGAAAAAAGGCATAATCTCCGCCCCTTGGCTGTGCCGTCGAGCGCGGAAAAAGCGCTGAAATGCGCCTCCTCATCACGGCCGAGCGTCTGTACAGGATTCTGTGTCAAGAAAATTCGggaaaaccctaaaccctcaaCGCGCTGCACATCTCCGCAGCGCGTGACTTGTCTCCTCGAGCGCGGAGGCAACGAGGCCAGCGGCAGCCTGGAATCGCAATCGGGACCCAAGAACTGTGTGGTGCATTTATCGGCAAGTTCTGTGCAAAACAAGAAATTCTTTCTCCGTAGGTTCGTGTGTTTACCTCACCGGTCGCGAAGCACCAGCGGCCAGACCGGCCTGCCTCATGGCAGGATCGTGGAGAAAACGCACATGATGAAGCGCAGAGGCTCGCCGGTGAGTCGCGTTAACCCACTGGAAACGGCCCTGAGGGCGGGGACTTGGACTGTCGCTTCAAGTCCCCCCTCACGTCAGTCAGTGTGTATCGTCGTGACGGCCCTACGTGGCCTTTGCCGTGTGTCGGTAGAGGGGAAAAGGCTGCAGTTTCGGTGCGGAAAAAGCTCTGCATTCTGCCCGGTTGCCCTCGGTTTGCATGCCTCTAGCCTTCGAAGCGAAGggacgagaaaaagaggaaaccGGCGGTCTCCAGTTTTCCGCCTTGTCGCCTTATATCTGAAGCgctcgcgacggcgcccgccgccccgaGGATGACCCTTGAACCCCCCCcagggcgggcgccgcggcagcttccTCTCCCGATGTGCGTGTCTTCGGCCCTATCCCACTCTGCCCGCGACCACCGGTTGCACTCGCAGGGATCTTTGCGgttgttttttctctgttgAACGAGAATTCACAGTTAGGGCGGTCGGATCTGTGACTCAGGAGGAGCCTGCTTTCCATTGCACGCGGCGTTTTCTTCATGCCTCCGTGTGTCTGCAGTCCTGTTATGCGCACGCCAAGTGTCTGCGCCACGGGAagagggacgcgcggcggagagcgagaggaaatCTCGTCGAGTGACGCCCGGGGATCTGAAGGATGCAAGGCTGGGTTCGTAgaaccgcggcggcgctttaGTCCAGTGGAGCGCGGCGGTACGGGGGCGGCGGATCGCCCCAGCAGGAGACCCTCGCCCGGGCGATGAGTTATCTGTCGGTTTTTCCCTGTTTTCCGCCTTTTCCGCTTTCATTGCTCGGGGGAGTCTTCTTGCTGCGGCCAGGGGAAAGATATCTTCCCACCACGGTCCATTCCCCGTCGCTCGGGTAGCCAACGCCTACATCTAGACCTTGCCCTACGTACCACAAAGGGaagcctctgctgctgccgccgctgggttcggcgcgacgagggccgcaggcgtctgcgaaCGGGTTCTACCCTGTGCGTTTCACAGATTTACGTGAATACTCCTGTGCGTGCATAAATCTTCGTTTTGCGAATGTATGCACGTCCTCGCGACGTTGAGAAGCCGCGACACATGATGTgcagccgcgtctgctgcgcctaGAGGCTCGCCCAACCCAATCTTACGGCGCCgctttcgttttttttttcaagAAAGCGAGTGGCTATGGCCATACTCCAGGCACTGCGTTCCTGATTTCCTTTACTTTCATCGAGGCTGGGGCGAAAACAGTCGTGAGTTCGTGGCGTGATATGCTCACGCTGCGCACTCTAGAGGGAATTGCCTCTCCAGAGCTACTCATCTTTTTCCGCGGTCGTCAGCGCGTCCGGCCGGTCTCGACTGCATCGAGCCACCTCTCAAGCCGGATCGCCCTTCTTCGGAGTATGTGCGCATTTATCGTGAAAAAAAAACGTAGAAAAGCGCTCCTTCCAACGGGTGCTGCTTCTGCCGTTTGTCTAGACGTCCACCTATCCGTCCCAGAAGCTCTTCCGCATGAAGCCCACAAACGCTGGACTCGTTCTACGTGCGGCTGTTTGTATTTCGTGTTCGCCGAAATTTAGGTAGACTTTTGTTGATCCTTTCCCATTTGAAACTCGATCCCCTCTTTTGCCAACCCTGTAACAGCAGTGACTTCCGTAGTCCTCGCTGCATTTCTCAGTACCGGCGAGGACGGTGACTTCCCGCAGATGCGCCCCTGAGGCGCGTTGCCCACTGTGCAGTCCTGTATTTGTTGACACTGCACCGATGAATCACTTCACGCCTTCTCCCGCACCTGCGCACTGTGTCTGGGAGTCTTCGTATCCATATCTTTAACTAGATGTGTTGCGGCCCGCGAGCCGTCCGCTGTAGAGTCAGCGGGCTACGCGTCTGCGAGTTTTTTTCCTCGGGCTCTGCTCTTCAGCGTCGCTGGTgtagagccgcgcgcgggagtGTCTCTCTGGCTCCAAGGAGTGTCCTGTCTCCGAGCGctgtccgcgtcgccctccacacggccggcgacagcgcccACTGCAAGCTGAACAGCCTCTCACTAGCGTGCTGTTTGTCTGCTGAATCAGCACTGGGTCGAGGCAAAAGACAAGCAAACAGGTGGGCGCAACAGGGCCGCGAGCCTGGCTGACGCGGAGGTGTGTGACCAGCTCGCCCGTCGGAGGCCATTCGGCGGTGGGCGTGTCTAGagcgcggggctgcggcctGTTCGTTGGAGGCGGAGTGGgctgcgaagcagctgcggtcGGCTCGAGGCTTTAAAGGCAGAAAAGTCGAGAGAGTGGGGGAGAGTGGTGAGACACGGGGAGCGGAAGCACGAGAGGCATCCGCACATGATGAGTGAGGCGGGAAGGGACAACGCCGACGccggggcgcgaggccgcggcgaggagggccgTGAACGACAGGACGCCGTtcaggagggaggcgaggggcgaCTGGCGGATCGAGCGGCAACCCAAGacgagaagcgaagaaagtCGCGGAGAAAGACGGCCATGAACAGGGACGCGGGGCGATCCGCGGACCCGAGTATCCCGGGGGGCCCTGTGGGCGCCGTCGAGTCGCTTCTGGCGGACATCGCGGCCTCTGAGAAGCATCACGACTTGCTGGGGGAGACGCACAGCTCGCCGGGGGCCGTGCCAGCCAGCAGAAGCGGAGTGACCTCGGGGGGTCTCTCCGaccccgcgccttcgctcctcgcgctgcccaTCACTGACGGCAAGACCAAGCGACCTGCGTACCGGACCCGCCACAGTGGGCGAGTGActgccggcgcagccgaGGAGTTTGGCGCGGGAAGCAAGCGGCCGTCAGCGGCTACGCTGGGTGGCGCCTTTGCCTGCGACTCTGACCGCGGCACTGCAGGCTcggcgggctcgccgtcgaTGATCGGCGCGCGTGGACGGCGTCTCTCAGAGGCCGAGAAgtcctgtctcttctccgaCACGCCTCCGAGCGAGCTCCCCGCTGCGGGTGCCTGCGGGtcggaaggcgaggcgctgtTTGCCCAGGGGTCGCTCCGCGAGGAACTGGAGACGGTGCTCAGTCTAGGGCTCCTGTACCTgaagcgagagcgcgagctggaggcgccgctccaagacgacgcagcgtcTCCGGTCGGCTCGCGCATTGTCTCCGTGGACAGCGTGgagcgcgacggagacgactccgcgaccgcgggaTTCAGGCCGCtccgcgaagagggcgacaggGCCGAGGTCTCTGCGAACGTGGCAGCCCTCTTGGGTGCCGACAAactccgcgcagaggcgctcgactgcgtcgccctcagtCTCGCGAGCCAgcccgacgaggccgcgtctGAGGGGACTCCCAGGCTCGCGTTCGGCACCGACTTGTGCCGCGCCAGCCCGACTCAGACCTCGCGCACGGCTCTCGAGAGAGACCCTGGAgccctgcgcagcggcagggGTGGAGATCGCGGAAGAGTTGGGTCGCGaaccgcgggcgcgagcccCGGGGCCTCGTGGGCTTCGGAGACCCAGCCCAAGGGGATGAGCCCCGAGtggacggcgagcgcccgcgccgacgaaaagggcgaggcgagacacCCGCGGAGCGCCGACCACAATGGCGCCGACGTGGAGCCCAAAGAAACTCGCAGAGGAGGTggagaagacggagaggagacagacaccGCAAGCgaacgcaggcgagacgcagaaggcgtcaaaggcagcggaagcagcggcacAGTCGGAGCTGCGGAAagacgcctcggcgtccaCTACAGCCGCTACGATCGCTCCTGGGTCGCGAGATACACACAAGGTAAGACaagcgagccgcgaagggcgtcggcggcgctgtcgtcgaggaagggagacgcagacgcgcctctgTTGAGGATTTCGTCGGGTAGACGTTGCACCACGGTGCACGACCGTGCGGTAAACCTTTTTGGTGAGCGGCTGCAGGGTCGCCGAGTGCAAGTGTTTCTGATCGTATCGCAACTGGCTGTCGACCGGGGCAGCGCCGGTGACAAGGTTCAATGTGCGATGCTTTTCCGAGGTTGCTCTGGTACCTCACCCTGTTGCCTCGGTGTAATTCCTTCTCTGTGTCCTGCAGGAGGCC from Besnoitia besnoiti strain Bb-Ger1 chromosome V, whole genome shotgun sequence encodes:
- a CDS encoding hypothetical protein (encoded by transcript BESB_061360) codes for the protein MRRKSDRISSEAVDGHPLCVSSRFCPFYKPPSALRPSSPRVSSPSAAALGGAGASSFATYVYSSEASSASAANAKVRVSAADGVTESEGRVEQNGETVFDEDGKLRGCLCRHLESDPRIKFKTIETIARERGNIHAKSYVFVEEYSPTEAPALPPSRPPAASTRPGISRSGKKAKELRDALRNLPGNKHFICGRDPLRKQGNDNINKWMDKHVAVPMRACDRVAGTPKRTVREELLLALEEGVVHDLISPAEILDSAHHVKRVANWRNTQEDRAGVLGCMWTGPYVGLGETLVAGIYVGEVRHGEAPWSDSEEDDLRTAPDYSFDCGWRDTSMKFLAMEESRKRVRFHERAVAHLRQQKKKKKGPKHFSKPMYKDEDSAGECRAVLLSPYGNRLWKKPFMVISLRRPCRISCFCYASAESHTNAAHVVPHDAEIGVQPDGTVVLPDDQYLCLDSSRYFNLMSLVNDSRDVPGQRRLKANLWIYELHFEGFPFFVFMKRMESDLRHMEECLVNCGAQYRFNHLQPLCEEALSHAVARKPEKDSLSPPLTCFPRCCDRFLVPLRVTALPRKITLAAYSGCRGGDLNIAMIFLTACTKTNALCRPQKAKSYVVSVAALQTIKKNPEKIWESDSDLGA